Proteins encoded within one genomic window of Coprococcus phoceensis:
- a CDS encoding thioredoxin family protein produces MQVTLIVLFAHWCPKCNMMMPVVDEIEEVYKEQLEVVRIDIEKETEIAKDYSIQIVPTFVIMKQGNEVMRMAGIIGEEILKKRIETVIGK; encoded by the coding sequence ATGCAGGTTACACTGATTGTTCTGTTTGCGCACTGGTGTCCGAAATGTAATATGATGATGCCGGTTGTGGATGAGATAGAAGAGGTCTATAAGGAACAGCTGGAAGTCGTCAGAATAGACATTGAAAAAGAAACTGAAATTGCAAAAGATTATAGTATCCAAATTGTACCGACATTTGTTATAATGAAACAAGGAAATGAAGTTATGAGGATGGCTGGGATCATCGGTGAGGAGATTCTGAAAAAGAGGATTGAGACGGTGATTGGAAAGTAG
- a CDS encoding 5-bromo-4-chloroindolyl phosphate hydrolysis family protein yields MIQEGYDGYMYDNDFSNLGRQIQETVQNAVESMNYDRLNQTINQTVNQALDEARIYKEKVRRQYEESQKRQAENLKKQAQTNQQSNVYQTNYARPVGKKQINMVLAPKIKKGTARIVAGTILSIVSAVGIIALLVTKTFLEMIGTASLAEIVLGPGVLLIPMLAGIILSATGNHYRKRYRRARKYVEILNGRGFCEIKELAEKSNQSETETRKDLRKMIQKQVFREAYMDKQETCLMINRIAYDYYLQAEESLRQREMEEAKRKEQEEKMSPEILEMIRTGDEYIRTIREANDDIPGEVISEKLDRLEQVVRRIFESVKKHPEQKKEMDKFMDYYMPTTLKLVNAYREFDALEVKGENITNAMQEIENTLDTISLAFEKLLDDLFQDAAFDVSTDISVLQMMLAREGYKEKDFK; encoded by the coding sequence ATGATTCAGGAAGGATATGACGGATATATGTATGATAATGATTTTTCAAATCTTGGAAGACAGATCCAAGAGACGGTGCAAAACGCTGTGGAGTCGATGAATTATGATCGCCTGAACCAGACAATTAACCAGACGGTGAATCAGGCGCTGGATGAGGCGAGAATATATAAGGAAAAAGTGAGAAGGCAGTATGAGGAGAGCCAGAAAAGACAGGCTGAGAATCTGAAAAAGCAGGCGCAGACCAACCAGCAAAGCAATGTCTATCAGACAAACTATGCAAGACCGGTAGGGAAAAAGCAGATCAATATGGTGCTTGCGCCGAAGATCAAAAAAGGGACAGCACGCATTGTGGCAGGAACGATATTGAGTATTGTTTCGGCTGTGGGGATTATCGCTCTGCTGGTTACAAAGACCTTTTTAGAGATGATAGGTACAGCAAGTCTTGCCGAGATCGTTCTGGGGCCTGGAGTGCTTTTGATTCCAATGCTTGCAGGAATCATTTTGTCTGCGACAGGAAATCATTATCGCAAGAGATACAGACGGGCTAGAAAGTACGTGGAGATCTTGAATGGAAGAGGTTTCTGTGAGATTAAGGAATTGGCAGAAAAGTCGAATCAGTCAGAGACAGAGACGAGGAAAGATCTTCGAAAGATGATTCAGAAACAAGTGTTTCGGGAAGCGTACATGGACAAGCAGGAGACGTGCCTGATGATTAATCGGATTGCATATGACTATTATCTGCAGGCGGAGGAATCGCTTCGGCAGAGGGAGATGGAAGAGGCGAAAAGAAAAGAACAGGAAGAGAAGATGTCACCTGAGATTTTGGAGATGATTCGTACCGGAGATGAGTATATCAGGACAATCCGTGAGGCGAATGACGATATTCCGGGTGAAGTTATTTCTGAAAAGTTAGACAGATTGGAGCAGGTTGTGCGCCGTATTTTTGAGTCAGTGAAAAAACATCCGGAGCAGAAAAAAGAGATGGATAAGTTTATGGACTATTATATGCCGACAACACTGAAGCTTGTGAATGCGTACCGTGAGTTTGATGCTTTGGAAGTAAAAGGGGAGAATATCACGAATGCGATGCAGGAGATTGAGAATACACTCGATACCATCAGTCTTGCGTTCGAAAAGCTTTTAGATGATTTGTTTCAGGATGCTGCGTTTGATGTGTCAACGGATATTTCAGTTCTGCAGATGATGCTCGCAAGAGAAGGATATAAAGAAAAAGATTTTAAATAG
- a CDS encoding alanine/glycine:cation symporter family protein: MEYVKEINAVVNRFIWGRGMLAVFLFVGVMFTVRTGFFQFTKVRIWLGKTMGEMFRDRRVRRTEEEHSISQFQSFCTALAATLGTGNITGVAAALIAGGPGAIFWMWVSAFLGMMTIYAENLLGIRYRYKNRKGEWVGGAMVYIERGLGCKWLAVLFAVFCIFASFGMGNMTQANSMASGLKESLSIPPFITGAVVTLVVAAVILGGVKRIAAVTEKVVPFVALFYMAGGMLVLIHFRAEVPGAVRMIFEEAFRMKAVGGGVIGYGIRQAMKIGISRGVFSNEAGLGSSVMAHAASDVKSPAIQGMWGILEVFIDTIVVCTMTALVILSSGVYKPQVYLSNMARGIENVDGTTLTGEAFSTVIPFGDKFLAISIVLFAFATMVGWAYFGERTAAYLFGEKSAFLYKMVYVLMILPGCMMTPHLAWEVADTFNGLMALPNMTALILLSGEVVYITKGYIKNKQ, translated from the coding sequence ATGGAGTATGTAAAGGAAATCAATGCGGTTGTAAACCGTTTTATCTGGGGGCGGGGAATGCTCGCTGTTTTTCTGTTTGTCGGAGTGATGTTTACCGTGCGCACCGGATTTTTCCAGTTTACAAAGGTGCGGATCTGGCTTGGAAAAACAATGGGGGAGATGTTTCGGGACAGGCGTGTGCGCAGGACCGAAGAAGAGCATTCTATCTCTCAGTTTCAGTCTTTTTGTACGGCGCTTGCAGCGACACTTGGAACAGGGAATATCACAGGTGTGGCGGCAGCGCTGATTGCAGGAGGACCGGGAGCAATTTTTTGGATGTGGGTATCTGCGTTTTTGGGGATGATGACAATTTATGCGGAAAATCTTCTGGGGATACGGTATCGCTATAAAAATAGAAAGGGAGAATGGGTTGGCGGCGCTATGGTGTACATAGAGCGTGGACTTGGGTGTAAATGGCTTGCCGTGCTTTTTGCTGTATTCTGTATTTTTGCATCATTTGGAATGGGAAATATGACACAGGCGAATTCCATGGCAAGCGGATTAAAAGAAAGTCTCTCTATTCCACCGTTCATTACAGGAGCGGTTGTGACACTTGTTGTGGCGGCAGTAATTTTAGGTGGTGTGAAGCGGATTGCGGCAGTGACAGAAAAAGTGGTTCCATTTGTGGCATTGTTTTATATGGCAGGCGGAATGCTCGTGCTCATTCATTTCCGTGCGGAAGTTCCGGGAGCAGTACGCATGATTTTTGAGGAGGCTTTTCGCATGAAAGCAGTGGGAGGAGGAGTGATAGGATATGGAATTCGTCAGGCAATGAAAATCGGTATTTCGCGAGGGGTATTCTCCAACGAAGCGGGGCTTGGTTCTTCTGTTATGGCGCATGCGGCATCAGATGTGAAATCTCCTGCCATACAGGGAATGTGGGGAATCTTGGAAGTGTTTATCGATACGATTGTAGTATGTACGATGACAGCGCTTGTAATCTTAAGTTCCGGTGTCTATAAGCCGCAAGTGTATCTTTCCAATATGGCGCGCGGAATCGAAAATGTCGATGGAACGACTTTGACCGGGGAAGCTTTTTCGACGGTTATTCCTTTTGGAGATAAATTTCTTGCAATTTCGATCGTATTGTTTGCTTTTGCAACAATGGTTGGCTGGGCGTACTTTGGGGAGCGCACGGCGGCATATCTGTTTGGAGAAAAATCGGCGTTTCTTTACAAAATGGTTTATGTACTGATGATTCTGCCGGGGTGTATGATGACGCCGCACCTTGCGTGGGAGGTGGCGGATACGTTCAATGGATTGATGGCATTGCCGAATATGACAGCTTTGATTTTGCTTAGTGGTGAAGTTGTCTATATCACAAAAGGATATATTAAAAATAAGCAGTAA
- a CDS encoding toxic anion resistance protein translates to MGQDINEMMQEAPVLTLDPFGETKEEVVEVKEEQVEELDVLTPEEKKMVADFAAKIDLRSSNAILQYGAGAQKKIADFSESALENVKTKDLGEVGDMLAGVVTELKSFDEEEEEKGIFGFFKKGGNKLANMKAKYDKAEVNVNRICDALEGHQIQLMKDIAMLDKMYELNTTYFKELSMYIAAGKKKLQDVATTELPELEAKAARSGLPEDAQAVNDLNALCNRFEKKIHDLELTRTISLQMAPQIRLVQSNDTVMSEKIQSTLVNTIPLWKSQMVLAIGVENSSRAAKAQREVTDMTNELLRKNAEKLKLATVETAKESERGIVDIETLKATNESLISTLDEVMKIQQEGKEKRRTAEAELNRIENELKQKLLEIR, encoded by the coding sequence ATGGGACAAGATATCAATGAGATGATGCAGGAAGCGCCGGTTTTGACCTTGGATCCGTTTGGGGAGACAAAAGAAGAAGTCGTGGAAGTCAAAGAAGAGCAGGTTGAGGAATTGGACGTGCTCACACCGGAAGAAAAAAAGATGGTAGCGGATTTTGCGGCGAAGATCGATCTGAGAAGCTCCAACGCAATTCTTCAGTATGGAGCGGGGGCCCAGAAGAAGATTGCTGATTTTTCGGAAAGCGCACTTGAGAACGTAAAGACGAAGGATCTTGGCGAAGTTGGTGATATGCTTGCGGGTGTTGTGACGGAACTTAAGAGCTTTGATGAGGAAGAGGAAGAAAAAGGGATTTTTGGATTCTTTAAAAAAGGCGGCAATAAGCTTGCCAATATGAAAGCGAAATATGACAAGGCAGAAGTGAATGTGAATAGAATTTGTGATGCGCTCGAAGGACATCAGATACAGCTTATGAAAGATATTGCCATGCTGGATAAGATGTATGAATTGAACACAACGTATTTCAAAGAACTTTCGATGTACATTGCAGCCGGGAAGAAAAAATTACAGGATGTTGCGACGACGGAGCTTCCTGAACTGGAGGCGAAAGCTGCACGGTCAGGGCTGCCGGAAGATGCGCAGGCGGTCAATGATCTGAATGCACTGTGTAATCGGTTTGAAAAGAAAATTCATGATCTGGAACTGACTCGGACGATTTCGCTTCAGATGGCGCCGCAGATTCGTCTTGTGCAGAGCAATGACACGGTGATGTCTGAAAAGATTCAGTCTACGTTGGTAAATACGATTCCACTGTGGAAAAGTCAAATGGTTTTGGCGATTGGTGTGGAAAATTCTTCTCGTGCGGCAAAGGCTCAGCGGGAAGTGACTGATATGACGAATGAATTATTGAGAAAGAATGCGGAAAAACTCAAACTTGCTACGGTGGAGACTGCAAAAGAGTCAGAGCGGGGCATTGTCGACATCGAGACGCTGAAAGCAACCAATGAATCTTTGATTTCTACACTGGATGAAGTGATGAAGATTCAGCAGGAAGGAAAAGAAAAGAGAAGAACGGCAGAAGCAGAATTGAACCGTATCGAAAATGAACTGAAACAGAAACTATTGGAGATCCGGTAG
- the trmB gene encoding tRNA (guanosine(46)-N7)-methyltransferase TrmB, producing MRCKSMRLRNIPGADDVIQNHPVAIKNEIEQKGKWHTVFGNENPIHIEIGMGKGQFLLNLAKQNPQINYIGIERYSSVLLRALEKYDTEEFCDMKNIRFICMDAFTLPDVFGKGEVAKIYLNFSDPWPKARHAGRRLTSTRFFGQYDKVLAQDGVVEFKTDNSQLFEFSLEQVAEAGWKLLAHTYDLHHDEKMNVGNIMTEYEQKFSSLGNPIHKLIAARK from the coding sequence ATGAGGTGCAAGAGTATGAGACTTAGAAATATTCCGGGTGCAGATGATGTGATTCAGAACCATCCGGTTGCAATAAAGAATGAGATAGAACAAAAAGGGAAGTGGCATACGGTCTTTGGAAATGAGAACCCGATTCACATTGAGATTGGAATGGGGAAAGGGCAGTTTCTCTTGAATCTTGCCAAGCAGAATCCGCAGATAAACTATATTGGAATCGAGCGATATTCGAGTGTTTTGCTGAGGGCATTGGAAAAATACGACACAGAAGAATTTTGTGATATGAAAAATATTCGTTTTATCTGTATGGATGCTTTCACGCTGCCGGATGTGTTTGGAAAAGGCGAAGTGGCAAAGATCTACCTGAATTTTTCGGATCCTTGGCCGAAGGCAAGACATGCCGGGAGAAGGCTTACGTCTACTCGATTTTTTGGACAGTATGACAAGGTGCTGGCACAAGACGGTGTTGTGGAATTTAAGACAGATAACAGCCAGCTGTTTGAGTTCTCCCTAGAACAGGTGGCGGAAGCAGGATGGAAATTGCTGGCACATACATATGACCTGCATCACGATGAAAAGATGAATGTGGGGAATATTATGACAGAATACGAGCAGAAGTTCTCAAGCCTTGGCAATCCGATCCATAAGTTGATCGCAGCGAGGAAATAG